Below is a window of Rhizobium jaguaris DNA.
GCCAATATCGAACGACTTAGTGCTTCGATATTGCACCTATGCGCTCTGCCATCGCGGCTTTTTCCAAAACGGCTGTCGCCGCGTCCTTTGCCAATAAGAAGGGCGATGCATCGCCCGAGGTGTGCGAAAGTACCAAGGCACCATCGCATCAAGGTCGGGTCAGGCCATCGTCCTTGCCGTCAGCCACATTTTTCTCTATATTCGGAATATGCCGAATATACACAATAAATCGAACAAGGACGAGCAGCGGTTCATCGAGGATGTGGCTAGGCTGCTTACGCCTTGGGGTGTGCCGCCCGTCGCCGCCCGGCTCTACGGGTATCTGCTTCTCTGTCCTCGCCCCGTCACGCTCGATCAAATCACCGAAGACCTTGAGATCAGCAAGAGCAGCGCAAGCGTTGCCGCTCGGCTGTTGGAAAGCTACACCCTCGCGCATCGCCATAGCGAGGCTGGAACGAAGCGTGCGCTATATGCCGTAGCCGACGACTACGAAGCCATGATCCGGCAGCAGAACCGTCTGCTCGACGCGTTGGCCGGGCAGTTGAATGCCGGAGCCAGAATCGCCGCCTCAGAGACGGCAAGCGCGCGGCTCGAGGAAATGGCCGATTTCTATGGGGTGATGCGTGGTGCCATGGAGGCTGCCATGCGCCGCTGGAAGCGTGGTCGGCAACCGCGATGACGAGCGAATTCCCGCAGCGCGCTCGCCGTGCGGAAGACGCCAAGCTTCGACAGGAAAGGCAAGAAAAATGGGTCTCGTTCTAAACCTCTTCGTCCAGACGATCGTCTGGTTCGGCTTCATGGGTGCGATCATCTTTGTTGCTGCAGGCACGACGGACTACACCGGCGGGTGGCTGTATCTCGGTATGATGGTTGTGCTCTCAGCCGTTTTTGGGCTGCACATGATGCGCGTCGATCCCGGCCTGCTTAAAGAGCGACTGAAGCCGCCTGTACAAAAGGACCAGCCGTTCGCTGACAAGCTGATTCTCATCCCAATCCTGCTCCTCATATTTGGAGGAATGGTTTTCATGGCGGCAGATGCGGCGCGCTGGCACTGGTCGGCGATGCCATCTTCCGTGCAGTGGGCAGGATGCGGTCTCCTCCTGGCAGCGTTTTTGTTCATTTACTGGGTCATGCGCACGAACAGCTTCGCGGCGCCGGTCGTGAAAATACAAAAGGATCGTGGGCAGGCGGTCATCACAACAGGCCCTTATGCCATCGTCCGCCATCCGATGTATTTCGGCGCGCTCTTCTACATCGCTGGGACATCGCTCGTGCTCGGATCATGGTGGGGACTTGCGGCGGTCCCTATCCTCGCCATCCTATTCGGCATCCGGATCGGCATCGAAGAAAAAACGCTGCGCATGGGTCTCGAGGGATATGACGATTATGCGCGCCGCGTGCGCTGGCGTCTGATTCCGCTCATCTGGTGATGCGGCTCACCCGCATAGGAATGTCGGCAATCCAGAACTCAGCGGAGAAAGTCGGAGTTCAAATCAAATGAAGGATCCCAAGGTAAAGGCGTGGCTCTCGCTTATCGTGAGCTTTGCCCTCATGGGGCTCGCGCTGTTCCTCTCGGCGGGAACAATTCAGTACTGGCAGGCATGGGTTTATCTCGGAGTCGGCGCCGTATCGAGCGTCCCACTTACGCTGTACATCGTGAATGATCCGATACTCCTCGAGAACAGAACCAAGGCAGGACCGGGCGCAGAACAGCGACTCACGCAGAAGATCATCGTATTAGTCGCCGGTCTCCCGGGCATTGCAACATTCGTTGTGCCGGGGTTCGACCATCGTTTCGGCTGGTCGAGCGTGCCGCCTTGGCTCTCCATAGCGGGCAATCTTCTGATACTGCTGAGCATGTGGATAGTAACCGGGTCTTCAAAGAAACTCTTTCGGCTCCGCCACAATCGAAATCGGCAAGGACCAAAAGGTAGTCTCCACCGGCCCCTACGCGATCGTACGCAACCCGATGTATTCGAGCGCGGCGGCATATTTCATCGGCGCGTCTTTGGCCCTCGGCTCTTACTGGGGGCTCATCCCTGCCTTTCTCACAATTCTTGGTCTCGTCTGGCGACTGTTCGACGAAGAAAAATTCCTCGCCGAGAATCTATGCGGCTATAGCGAATATTGCGAGAAAGTCCGCTGGCATCTCATACCCGGCTTCTTCTAGTCGCGCAGCAGTCCGGCTTTTCGCGGACGTGCCGCCGGTCAGCGCGATTCAGCGTGCCCTTGGAACTAATGACGCGCGAGACTGTTGAGCTATAAGTTTGATACGACGCTGACGTCGTGCCCGGCCGACTGGGTAAGCGGCGCTCTTGAGGAGTATCTCATCATGAAGATTTCATCCAGATTTCGGTCAGTCGCGGTTGGCGTCATCGCCGCCGCGGGAGTTAGTTTTGCCAGCGTCGTGCATGCCGACAGCGGTAGGATCAGCTTCGCCGTCTACAAGGCGGCCTTTTTCGTCGGGGGTTCCGGCGGCGAGGGCACGCTGACCTTCCATGGTCACCGATATCCCGTCTCGATCGGCGGCATCTCGGGTGGCCTCGCGTTCGGTGCCTCCAAGACCTATTTCAATGGTACCGTGCGCCACATACGCCGCGCCCAAGATGTGACAGGCGTGTACGGTGCAGCAGGCGGCGGCGGCGCGGTCGGCAAAGGGGCCCAGATGATCGTCATGACCAATGACAAGGGCGCCCAGCTCGAACTCACGGGCAGGCAGGTTGGCCTTCAGGTCAATGCCGATATCAGCGGCATGAGCGTCAACGTGAGGTAAGGGCACCGCTCCGTTCGGCATTTCTTGGATGGGCCCGATTCGCTGAATCTAGCGATTGGGCACTTCCGGGAGAACCACTGAGGCTCGGGTAACTGTGCCGGGCCGTCCTCGCTCTGCCACTCCAGCCTGAGGCGAGAATGACGCCGCACATATCGATCCGTCGAAACTGTGGCTCCTTGAACGTCAAGACATTGTCATTAGAGGTTCCGAATGTGCTGGCGGGGCGATGCTTCATGCCCTGGTAGAAGGCGTCAATGATTCCATGCTTGAAATCAGCCCCCGGGGAAGGCGGCGACCACGGCCTCGAGCTGCGTGTCGGTAAACGCGTCGTAGCCCCAGCCGACCCCATCCATGCCGGCTCCCGCCTGCACTAGCGCGATTTCCGGATGCATGAATTCCGGTATGCCGGGCGTCGTGTGAAGCGCGCCAATTGAATTTCACTAAAATATTCTTCCGTTCGAATACTATCGGCCTCGGACCCGTCAGAAAACCACGCCAAACGGCAAGATCGGTCGAGCGCTGCGTGGCCTGGGGGATCTAATTTGAGCTGCCACGGAGACCAAGATGAATGACGTCAGCGCTTTGGAACTATCATGAGCGGATGCAGCGGGTGCTGCACTATATCGATCAGCACCTCGATGACGATCTCGATCTTGACGTTCTGAGCGGTATTGCGGCCTTCTCGAAGTTTCATTTCCACCGGCAGTTTACGGCGACCTTCGGGTTATCCGTGCATCGCTATGTCCAGCTTGCCCGCATGAAGCGCGCTTCATACCGGCTGGCCTACAGGGACGACGAACGCGTCACGGACATAGCGATTGATGCTGGCTACGATGCACCGGATGCCTTCGCCCGTGCCTTTCGGCAACGGTTCGGGCAATCGCCATCGTCGTTCCGGAAGTCTCCCGACTGGGAGCCGTGGCTTGCGGCCTTCGGGCCTCTCGACAACGCGAGGAGCAAGCTCATGCAGAAGACTTTTACGACTGGCGATGTGACGATTCGCGAAGTGCCTCCCACGCCGGTGGCGATCATGGAACATCGGGGCGACCCGGCGACGCTCGGCGCCACCATCCAGCGGTTCATCGCGTGGCGTAAGGCCGCTGGCCTGCACCCCAGGACAAGTCCGACCTTCAATGTCTGGCGTTCCGAGCGGCGTCCTGCGTCGCCCGCCGATTATAGCGTGGACCTTTGTGTCGGGACCGACCAACCGATCGAGGCGAACGGCGAGCGGATCAAAGCCGGCGAGATCCCTGGCGGACGCTGCGCGGTGCTGCGCGTCGTTGGCAACACCGACAATCTGGAGCCCGCCGCGCTCTACCTATATCGCGACTGGCTTCCCGCCAGCGGCGAGGAAGCACGTGACTTCCCGATCTATTGCCAGCGGCTGAGCTTCTTCCCGGAGGTGCCGGAGCATGAGGCGGTGGCGGAGTTGTTTCTGCCGCTGAAATAGTGCCCCCTGACGGCGGCTTGTCCATTCTGATAGCTGGAAGCGACAGGCCGTTGTCCACCTCAGGCCGATCGGAGGCTTGTACCCTCGCTGCACGGCGAAGGCCTGCCAGATGGCCTCATAGAGGCCGTCCTTGCGGATTTCGTCGAGATAGATGGCACTGGCCTTGCGTAGGATTTCGGGCGTCTCCCGAATGAGGACAGCCGTGACGATCTGGAGCGGCGTGGCCCGCCGTCTGACAATTTCATCAGTTTACACTAATCATAAGTCATGACTGTTGAACACGCCCAGCTAGCAGCCCTTGGCGACCAGACCCGCCGCGTGATTTTTGAACTGATCGCGGCCCGTCCTCGCTCGGTCGCTGAAATTACGCGGGAGGTGACGGTGTCCCAGTCGGCCGTTTCCCAGCATCTCAAGGTGCTGCGCGAATCGCGCCTAGTTCGAGCCGAGCCGAAGGGTGCCAGCAACGTCTATCACATCGATCCGGCGGGGCTTGGCCAGATGCGCGCCTGGCTCGACCGGTTCTGGAGCACCACACTGGCGGCCTACAAGATGACCGTCGAGCAACCACCAGAGGAGTGACGATGAATACCACCATACCAGTCGCGTCCGTAAGGCAGTCCGTCGTGGTCGAGGCGCCGATCGAGCGCGCATTCAAGGTCTTCACCGAGGATTTCGGCAGCTTCAAGCCGCCCGAGCACAATCTGCTTGCCGTCCCGATCGTAGAGACGGTGTTCGAGACGCGCGTCGGCGGCCACATCTACGACCGCGGCACCGACGGCAGCGAATGCCGCTGGGCTCGCGTGCTGGCTTACGAGCCGCCCAACTGGGTGCTTTTGAGCTGGAACATCAACCCGCAATGGCAAATAGAGACCGATCCGGCTAAGACGAGTGAATGGGAAGTGCGGTTCATTGCCGAGACGGCGAGCCGGACCCGTGTCGAGCTGGAACACCGGCATCTGGAACGCCATGGCCAAGGTTGGGAAAGCGAGCGTGATGGTGTTGCCGGTGATCAGGGCTGGCCACTGTACCTCAAGCGGTTCGCCGACCTGTTCGCCGTTAAGGCCTGATGGTCGCTCGTTCGGCTCCCCTGGGACGGGGACATCCTGCTCGCAGGGATTGCTCCGTCCTGTTTTGATCTTGACCCTAAGGAACCAAGTTTGCGGCTGGCTGATGGGGCCTCACGGTCTTATCGCGAGCATGCCGAAGTTCTGGTCGCGATCGATGAGCCGTGCATCCTCGAAACCGGCTGCGGTGAGGCTCTCAACGAGGCCCTCCCTCTGCTGCAACGAATGCGGAGTAAACCCGAGCGCGATCCGACCGCCTGTGCGCAGGACACGTCGGATCTCGCGGAGGCCGGCCGGAGCATCCTGCCACAGTTGAAACGAATTGATCGCGAAGGCCGCTTCGAAGCTTGTGTCGTCAAAAGGCAGGCGCTCCGCCGACCCCTCGACGAGCGAGACACGGCCCGCGGCGACGGCGGCATGGTTGCGACGCCGAGCCATTGCCAGCATCACTGGCGAGGGATCGACCCCTGCAATCTCAGCGGTGGGTGCGGCCGCAAGCACCGCAGCGATGCCCTCACCCGGCCCGAAGCCGATCTCGAGGACGCGCTTCTGTGGCGCGAGCGCGAGACACTCGGCGACCCAGGCTGCGCAGCCGCGATTGGTCCGCGCCATGAGCCGCCCGCCGAACAAGCCGAGCAGGCCACTCGGGTGACCGAACATGCGCCGCAGAACAGCTCCGCCCAGGCCCATCAGCTCTTCCTCGCAAACCTCCCTTGCACCGAAAGCGCCCGCCTTTTCGCCGACGATCACGCCGAGCGCCTCGCGGACAGAAGGGCTGCATAGTCTCTCGATGCGCGGACCGCGCGCCTAGCGATCTCAAATGGTCCGCGGGGGCTGGCCCGATTTCCATGAATGTTTACCCGGTTTCGCCCACGCGGCCAAGCGGGACGCCAGGTCGCAAGCGAGGATCCGACGAGCAGGAGTGGGCGGTTAGAAACTGTATTGACTAGTTATTTAATGACTAGTAATATTCATACTATGTTGTCTCCCAAACGCTCGCCCATCGCCCTTGCTATCCTGGCCATGCTGTATGAAGCGCCGATGCATCCCTACCGCATGCAGCGTCTCATCAAGGAGCGCGGTAAGGACGAGGTGATCAATGTCACGCAACGGGCGAGCCTCTATCAGACGATCCAGCGTCTCGACCGGGAAGGCTTGATCTCCGCGCGGCAAACCATCCGCGACGACAAGCGGCCGGAACGCACGGTCTATGAGATCACCGAGAGAGGTCGCGCGATCGTGGTCGAGTGGATGCGCGAGATCCTCTCTAAGCCGGGGATGGAATATCCCGAGTTTCCGGCCGCTGTATCTTTTCTTCCACTGCTCTCGCCCGAAGACGCGCTGCGCCAGCTCGAGCTGAGAGCAAAGGCCATCGAAGCCGAGCTTCATCGTACTGGCGAGCTCCTGAAGCAGGCTGGAGGCCTTCCGCGGCTCTTCCTCTTGGAGGCGGAGTACGCCCGCGCAATGCAGGCCACCGAATTGTCCTGGGTAAAGGCCGTCGTCGGGGACCTCCGCGCCGGACACCTCACCTGGAGCGAGGCCTGGTTGCGGCAGATCGCAGCGCAATTCTCCCCTGATCTCGCAAACGGCTCGGAGTGACCTATGCACGTCCTGATCATCGGCGCCGGCACTGGCGGACTGGCCCTGGCTCACGCGCTCAAGCAAGCGGGCATCGACGTCTCCGTGTTCGAGCGCGACCTCGTGCCGAACGCCGATACTGGTGGTTACCGCGTTGGCATCAGTCCGGCGGGAAGCCGGGCGCTCAAAACCTGCGTTCCGCCCGACATTTACGACCTGTTCGTGGCAACCTGCGCCCGCGCGCCACGCAACTTCAGCATGCTGACCGAACGCTTTGCCGAAGTCCTGTGCCTCGAATTGGACGGCGTGGCGGCTGAAGCCATGGACGGCGAGAAGAATGTCATCCGCAAGACGCTGCGGCGCGTGCTGTTGATGGGGCTCGAAGACCAAGTTTCCTTCGGCAAGCGCTTTGAGGGATTTACGCAGAACCCCGACGGATCGGTCACGGCCCGCTTCGAGGATGGGAGCTCAGCAAGTGGCGATGTCCTGATCGGCGCTGACGGCTCGGGCTCCGCCGTGCGCAAGCAGCGCCTGCCTGAGGCTCGGTTGGAAGACACGGGAATTGTCTCTATCGGCGGCAAGCTTCCGATGACCGCCGAAAGCAAGGCGCTGCTGTCGGAAAAGATGTTCTACGGCATGTCGATGATTATGGCGCCGAAGGGCTTCGGCGGGATCATCCATTCGCTGGAATTCCCGCAAAGTCGGACCAATCCGGACTTCGCCGCGCGCTGGCCGAACTTCGTCGAATTGCTTGATGCCGACAGCATTGGCTGGGCCTTGTGGGGCGCCCGCCAGAATTTTCGGAAAGACCCGACCACTTTGGACGGCGATGAGTTGCAGCATCTGGGGCTCGAGCTGACGCGCGACTGGCATCCGCATATGCGTGCGCTCATTCGGTTGACTGAGCCCGCGGCAATTCACCACCTTGGCATGAGAACCTCGGTCCCGCTGTCGCCATGGGAAAGCTCCAACGTCACTCTGCTCGGCGACGCGATCCATACCATGACCCCAGGGCGCGGCGCCGGGGCCAATACAGCGCTCCGCGACGCCGCGCTGCTCGGCCAATTGCTGGTCGAGGTCCACCAAGCGCAAAGGCCGCTTGTTCAGGCCATCCACGATTACGAAGTCGAGATGCTTCGCTACAGTACCGAGGCGGTCAACGAATCGAAGAAGCAGATGAGCTCGACCGACCTGATTCACAGGCCGATCGTCGGCGCCTTGCAGCTCGCCCTCATGCGAGGCGCCATGCGCGTCGTCAACGCTGTCCCCATGCTGAAGCGGCGGATCCTGCCAAATATCATGCGGGTTCGTGGCGCGAATTGAACGGCTCGGTGGCCTCTGAAATGCCGGGCGTCCATCGAGACGCCAACCGAAATTCGGAATCGATGACAGACTCCGATCCCGGTTTGCCAGCAGAAAGGCCGTCAGCCTACGCCCACAGCGCGTGGGGACGTGGGTGCCGGCACCAATCGATGAGCGCCTCGCTTGTCAGACCATCACAGCGCCACCAGCAACATCCAAAACAACGCCAGTTATCCATGACGAGCGATAGGAGGACAGGTAAAGGGCGGCTTCTGCGACGTCTTCCGGGCTACCTAAGCGGAGCAACGGGTGTTGCTCGGCCATGGTGATTTGCTGGTCGCCAGGTATGCGCTCGCGATTGCGGTCCGTGAGAATCGTTTCAGGCGCAATGCAGTTCGCGCGTATGCCGAATGGCCCGACCTGTGAAGCAAGCGCCTGAGTCATAAGCTCAACGCCTGCTTTTGCCGCGGCGTAAGGCATGGGCGATCGTGGGTGCGGGCGGCGGCCAGCGGCCGAGGAGATGGTAATGATCGCGCCGCGACGGCGCGTTTTCATGCCGGGCACGAAACTCTTCAGCGTGAGAAATGTGGTCGTGAGATTGCCTTCGATTGACGCATGCCAGCCTTCTTCAGGAATGTCTTCCAGTGCGGCGGGCGGGGTGTAACTTCCGCCGGCATTGGCCACGAGTATATCGACCGGACCAAGTTCTCGCTCCACCGCAGCGCGGATGCCTTCGACAGCCGCAAAGTCGGTCAGCTCACCGGTTATCGCAACCGCGCGGCCTCCTTGGTCCCGGATGGCGTTCACGACATGAGAGAGCGCAGGCATGTCGCGACCATGAACGGCCACTGCGGCGCCTGCGGCGGCGAACCGTTTGGCGATGGCAGCACCGATGCCGCGCGAGCTTCCGGTGACCAAGGCGACCTGACCGCTCAATTCAGACATAACGCGCAACCGCCATGCAGATTACGGTGATCGCGAGGAACCCGGCTGCCACGCGTTGCACCATCGCGATGCGCTTGCGCGCCGGCTCCTCACCCAACTGTCCTCGGCGCAAGCCAACCAGCGCGGCGAATCCTCCAAAGGCCTGGACAGCAAAAGCGATGAGAGCAGCAGCGATTCCAACAAGCAAGACCCGTTCGGCAGGCCCGATTCCGGCGTCATGCAACGCAGCCCAGAGATAGCCACCGGTCAACATTGCAACGGCCGCGGCTCCCGCCTGCGGATAGACCAAGCGCTCGCCTCCAAGCCCGGAGAGCCGCGCCAGTACGAACGCCGAGCCTGCCCAGAACACCGAACTGAGGACATGGACGGCGAGCACGATCACGATAAAAATCATAATAATGGCTTCCATTCTCCATAATTGGATTTACACATTGTAAGCCCACAATTGGATTTACACACTGTAAAATGAATAAGTCAAGCGATAAGCGGCGCTATCGGAGCGCCATCCGCGAGGCGGCAGCCGGGGAGAACCGCGTTCAGGTTCTGGCCGCAGCAATCAAGCTGCTCCGCACTGCCAACCCAAGCGCAATGAGCATGGAGGCCGTGGCCAAGGCGGCAGGCGTCACCCGGTTGACCGTTTACAATCAGTTCGGCTCACGCGGTGGTTTGCTGGAGGCAGTGTTCGACGAACTCGCGCGCGAAGGAGGGCTCGCGCGCATTCCCGAGGCGATGGCGCTGCCCGATCCGAGATCGGCACTTGATCGGCTGATCGAGATATTCTGTGATTTCTGGGCGTTCGATCCTGCGGTGGATCGCTTGAATCAAACAGCGTTTACGGAAACGGAGTTTGCCGCCGCGCTCGCGGCGCGCCATGAAAGGCGGCGCAAGGCGCTTTCGGTTGTATTGCAGCGACTGGCGCAGGACGGATACATCGCACAGGACAATTCCGAAGTCGCGACGGATGTGCTCTTCGCACTGACCTCGCCGGACTTCTTTCGCATGCTATCAACACGCCAGCGCAAAGAACCGGCCATCCGCACGCTGGTGCTTAGGCTTTGTCGTACCGCCCTGAAGGAATTTCAGAGTTAGATACAGCTCTCGCCTGTAGCTCAACCCTTTGTCAGAGGAGCCGCTTTCGTCCATCTTGATTGAATTCGGGCTGAAAATTCTTTCTTTCGACGGCCTCGCCAGCGACCTGCCGGGCGTCAGTCGCGCGATATGGACAGCCCCGCGAGAAGCGGAGCGTACGCGGCGAGCCTGCGGGATACGAACTCAGTGAAGAGCCGCACGCGCTTCGTCTTGCGTGTCTCCCCCTGGGTGAGAAGCCAGAGCGTTCCGTACATGTGCAGGTCGGTGCCTGGCACCCTCACCAGAAGGGGGTCGGCATCTCCAACGAAGCACGGCAGTGTCGTCATCCCGAGCCCGTGCCGTACCGCGGCGATCTGCGCCTCGGCGTCCGTGGTCCTGAACGGAACTCCGGTGGCGCGAACCTCACCCTCGCGAACCCAGTCCGGGATTCCATGAATGCTTATGACGGTCCACCGGATGGGATCAGGCGCGCCCGCACGCCACGCGGCGAGTCGATCGCGGGATATGTAGATGCCACCGAACAGCTCCGGCCCCTTCAGGCCGTGAAGATTGAGCGGCAGGGTTTTGCGGTCGTAGACGACGCGGATCGCCACGTCGGCCTCGCGGTTGGTCAGATTTGCCAGCTCGCCGGACGACAAGATTTCCATCTCGATGTCCGGATGCAGACGCGCGAAATCGGCAAAGTCGCGCATGAGCAGGTGTGTCGCGAGGGTCGGTGCCAGCGTTACCCGCAGAAGCCCGCGCACGCTCTGGTCGCGCCCGAAGACGCGCGTCTCCAGCTGGTGCGACGACGCTTCCATCTGGTTCGCGAGCTCGAGGACCTCCTCGCCCGCAGCCGTCAGGCGGTAGCCCGAAGGCAGCTTTTCGAACATCTGTGCCCCGAGGCGTTCCTCGAGCTGTGCGATGCGTCGCAGCACGGTCGAGTGATACACCCCGAGGCCCTCGGCGGCAGCCCGCACTGAGCCTCTGCGCGCCACGGCAAGAAAGTAGCGAATGTCATCCCAGTCGATCATGGTGCAATCCGGCACCACGCGGTGCGCCTTCCAAAGCCCGTATCTAAAGCATCGTACAGCAGTGTGGGCGGTCATCATAGCTTATGTCGATCTGCGCGGCCCAATTCCGAACGGTGGACACCGATCGTCGCGGCTGGCGTCAATCGTCCAGCCGGATCGATTTTGCACCACCGATGTGCGCGCTTCC
It encodes the following:
- a CDS encoding GbsR/MarR family transcriptional regulator, producing the protein MPNIHNKSNKDEQRFIEDVARLLTPWGVPPVAARLYGYLLLCPRPVTLDQITEDLEISKSSASVAARLLESYTLAHRHSEAGTKRALYAVADDYEAMIRQQNRLLDALAGQLNAGARIAASETASARLEEMADFYGVMRGAMEAAMRRWKRGRQPR
- a CDS encoding methyltransferase family protein; protein product: MGLVLNLFVQTIVWFGFMGAIIFVAAGTTDYTGGWLYLGMMVVLSAVFGLHMMRVDPGLLKERLKPPVQKDQPFADKLILIPILLLIFGGMVFMAADAARWHWSAMPSSVQWAGCGLLLAAFLFIYWVMRTNSFAAPVVKIQKDRGQAVITTGPYAIVRHPMYFGALFYIAGTSLVLGSWWGLAAVPILAILFGIRIGIEEKTLRMGLEGYDDYARRVRWRLIPLIW
- a CDS encoding AraC family transcriptional regulator; the encoded protein is MTSALWNYHERMQRVLHYIDQHLDDDLDLDVLSGIAAFSKFHFHRQFTATFGLSVHRYVQLARMKRASYRLAYRDDERVTDIAIDAGYDAPDAFARAFRQRFGQSPSSFRKSPDWEPWLAAFGPLDNARSKLMQKTFTTGDVTIREVPPTPVAIMEHRGDPATLGATIQRFIAWRKAAGLHPRTSPTFNVWRSERRPASPADYSVDLCVGTDQPIEANGERIKAGEIPGGRCAVLRVVGNTDNLEPAALYLYRDWLPASGEEARDFPIYCQRLSFFPEVPEHEAVAELFLPLK
- a CDS encoding ArsR/SmtB family transcription factor, whose amino-acid sequence is MTVEHAQLAALGDQTRRVIFELIAARPRSVAEITREVTVSQSAVSQHLKVLRESRLVRAEPKGASNVYHIDPAGLGQMRAWLDRFWSTTLAAYKMTVEQPPEE
- a CDS encoding SRPBCC family protein, which encodes MNTTIPVASVRQSVVVEAPIERAFKVFTEDFGSFKPPEHNLLAVPIVETVFETRVGGHIYDRGTDGSECRWARVLAYEPPNWVLLSWNINPQWQIETDPAKTSEWEVRFIAETASRTRVELEHRHLERHGQGWESERDGVAGDQGWPLYLKRFADLFAVKA
- a CDS encoding class I SAM-dependent methyltransferase, whose protein sequence is MIVGEKAGAFGAREVCEEELMGLGGAVLRRMFGHPSGLLGLFGGRLMARTNRGCAAWVAECLALAPQKRVLEIGFGPGEGIAAVLAAAPTAEIAGVDPSPVMLAMARRRNHAAVAAGRVSLVEGSAERLPFDDTSFEAAFAINSFQLWQDAPAGLREIRRVLRTGGRIALGFTPHSLQQREGLVESLTAAGFEDARLIDRDQNFGMLAIRP
- a CDS encoding PadR family transcriptional regulator; the protein is MLSPKRSPIALAILAMLYEAPMHPYRMQRLIKERGKDEVINVTQRASLYQTIQRLDREGLISARQTIRDDKRPERTVYEITERGRAIVVEWMREILSKPGMEYPEFPAAVSFLPLLSPEDALRQLELRAKAIEAELHRTGELLKQAGGLPRLFLLEAEYARAMQATELSWVKAVVGDLRAGHLTWSEAWLRQIAAQFSPDLANGSE
- a CDS encoding FAD-dependent oxidoreductase gives rise to the protein MHVLIIGAGTGGLALAHALKQAGIDVSVFERDLVPNADTGGYRVGISPAGSRALKTCVPPDIYDLFVATCARAPRNFSMLTERFAEVLCLELDGVAAEAMDGEKNVIRKTLRRVLLMGLEDQVSFGKRFEGFTQNPDGSVTARFEDGSSASGDVLIGADGSGSAVRKQRLPEARLEDTGIVSIGGKLPMTAESKALLSEKMFYGMSMIMAPKGFGGIIHSLEFPQSRTNPDFAARWPNFVELLDADSIGWALWGARQNFRKDPTTLDGDELQHLGLELTRDWHPHMRALIRLTEPAAIHHLGMRTSVPLSPWESSNVTLLGDAIHTMTPGRGAGANTALRDAALLGQLLVEVHQAQRPLVQAIHDYEVEMLRYSTEAVNESKKQMSSTDLIHRPIVGALQLALMRGAMRVVNAVPMLKRRILPNIMRVRGAN
- a CDS encoding SDR family NAD(P)-dependent oxidoreductase; the encoded protein is MSELSGQVALVTGSSRGIGAAIAKRFAAAGAAVAVHGRDMPALSHVVNAIRDQGGRAVAITGELTDFAAVEGIRAAVERELGPVDILVANAGGSYTPPAALEDIPEEGWHASIEGNLTTTFLTLKSFVPGMKTRRRGAIITISSAAGRRPHPRSPMPYAAAKAGVELMTQALASQVGPFGIRANCIAPETILTDRNRERIPGDQQITMAEQHPLLRLGSPEDVAEAALYLSSYRSSWITGVVLDVAGGAVMV
- a CDS encoding TetR/AcrR family transcriptional regulator; the protein is MEAVAKAAGVTRLTVYNQFGSRGGLLEAVFDELAREGGLARIPEAMALPDPRSALDRLIEIFCDFWAFDPAVDRLNQTAFTETEFAAALAARHERRRKALSVVLQRLAQDGYIAQDNSEVATDVLFALTSPDFFRMLSTRQRKEPAIRTLVLRLCRTALKEFQS
- a CDS encoding LysR family transcriptional regulator — its product is MIDWDDIRYFLAVARRGSVRAAAEGLGVYHSTVLRRIAQLEERLGAQMFEKLPSGYRLTAAGEEVLELANQMEASSHQLETRVFGRDQSVRGLLRVTLAPTLATHLLMRDFADFARLHPDIEMEILSSGELANLTNREADVAIRVVYDRKTLPLNLHGLKGPELFGGIYISRDRLAAWRAGAPDPIRWTVISIHGIPDWVREGEVRATGVPFRTTDAEAQIAAVRHGLGMTTLPCFVGDADPLLVRVPGTDLHMYGTLWLLTQGETRKTKRVRLFTEFVSRRLAAYAPLLAGLSISRD